The Pseudarthrobacter sp. NS4 genome includes a window with the following:
- a CDS encoding Dps family protein, whose product MKASPTLTNNLQAVLADLIELHVQGKQAHWNIVGTNFRDLHLQLDEIVDAARQFADDTAERMRALHALPDGRSSTVAESTSLAQFPEGLISTKDAIERIVAALEAAVGTMRKVHDEVDEEDPTTADLLHEFIAKLEQFAWMVNAENMKPTASVTAPDAK is encoded by the coding sequence ATGAAAGCTTCACCGACCCTGACCAACAACCTGCAGGCCGTGCTCGCAGACCTGATCGAACTTCACGTCCAGGGCAAGCAGGCCCACTGGAACATCGTGGGCACCAATTTCCGGGACCTCCACCTGCAGTTGGACGAAATCGTGGACGCGGCACGCCAGTTCGCCGACGATACCGCAGAGCGCATGCGTGCGCTGCACGCACTTCCGGACGGCCGCAGCTCCACGGTTGCCGAATCCACCAGCCTGGCACAGTTCCCGGAAGGCCTGATCAGCACCAAGGACGCCATTGAGCGCATCGTCGCCGCTCTCGAGGCCGCAGTGGGCACCATGCGCAAGGTCCACGACGAGGTGGACGAGGAGGATCCCACCACGGCGGATCTGCTGCACGAGTTCATCGCGAAGCTGGAGCAGTTCGCCTGGATGGTGAATGCGGAAAACATGAAGCCAACCGCCAGCGTTACCGCCCCGGACGCAAAGTAG
- a CDS encoding MFS transporter gives MTTSAATNRTLRVPSADPVSWKSRRDWLALGLLMFPVLLVAVDNTALTFALPAIARSLDPSGVQLLWIVDAYPLVLAGLLVSMGSLGDRIGRRKLLIIGSIGFAALSAATAFAPSPEWLIAGRAALGFFGAMLMPSTLSLIRNIFPEPNRRRLAVAIWAAGFSGGAALGPIFGGWLVEQFWWGAVFLVAVPLMLPLLAFGPLFIPESRDPAPGKVDVPSIALSLLVMVPVVYGIKDIATEGPGPAGLGSVAFGLAMAAVFVRRQLTLASPLLDMSLFRNRVFSMAITANVLALFSFNGFILFLAQHLQLLEGMSPSSAGVAMIPALVATVVAGLVVVPLVRRVRPGFVVGTGLALSAAGYSLVAFGNHSGGPALLLAALLILALGVGTAETISNDLILGAAPPEKSGAAAAISETGYEVGALMGTAVLGSILTASYQHNLRLPAALSEAAPAGAAHSAGETLAGAMEVASVLPAPLADAVREAAATAFDSGVHITAAIGLVLMSAAAVLAAVVLRKVPKAV, from the coding sequence ATGACGACTTCCGCTGCCACGAACAGGACGCTCCGGGTTCCGTCCGCAGACCCGGTCTCCTGGAAGTCCCGGCGCGACTGGCTGGCCCTGGGGCTGCTGATGTTCCCGGTCCTGCTGGTTGCGGTGGACAACACCGCACTGACTTTCGCCCTCCCTGCCATCGCACGGTCACTGGACCCCTCAGGCGTCCAGCTTCTGTGGATCGTGGACGCGTACCCGCTGGTGCTGGCAGGACTGCTTGTGTCCATGGGAAGCCTGGGCGACCGCATCGGCCGGCGGAAGCTATTGATCATCGGGAGCATCGGATTTGCCGCACTGTCCGCGGCCACAGCCTTTGCCCCGAGCCCGGAGTGGCTCATCGCGGGCAGGGCAGCGCTGGGATTCTTCGGGGCTATGCTGATGCCCTCCACGCTGTCCCTGATCCGCAACATCTTCCCGGAGCCCAACCGCCGGAGGCTCGCCGTCGCCATCTGGGCAGCAGGATTCTCCGGGGGCGCCGCCCTGGGACCGATCTTTGGCGGCTGGCTGGTGGAACAGTTCTGGTGGGGCGCCGTCTTCCTCGTTGCCGTACCGCTCATGCTGCCCCTGCTGGCCTTCGGACCGCTGTTCATTCCGGAGTCAAGGGACCCGGCGCCGGGGAAAGTGGACGTCCCCAGCATCGCGCTCTCGCTGCTGGTCATGGTTCCCGTGGTGTACGGAATCAAGGACATCGCCACCGAGGGCCCGGGACCGGCGGGCCTGGGCAGCGTGGCCTTCGGGCTGGCCATGGCAGCCGTCTTTGTCCGCCGGCAGTTGACGCTGGCCAGCCCGCTGCTGGACATGTCCCTGTTCCGGAACCGGGTATTCAGCATGGCCATCACGGCCAACGTGCTGGCCCTGTTTTCATTCAACGGCTTCATCCTCTTCCTGGCCCAACACCTGCAGCTCCTCGAGGGCATGTCCCCATCCTCGGCGGGGGTTGCGATGATTCCGGCACTCGTGGCCACAGTGGTGGCCGGCCTCGTGGTGGTGCCGCTCGTCCGGCGGGTGCGGCCCGGCTTCGTGGTGGGAACCGGGCTGGCGCTCAGCGCTGCCGGCTACAGCCTGGTCGCCTTTGGGAACCACAGCGGCGGGCCGGCGCTCCTGCTGGCCGCCTTGCTGATCCTTGCGCTGGGCGTGGGCACAGCCGAAACCATCTCCAATGACCTGATCCTTGGCGCGGCCCCGCCGGAGAAGTCGGGTGCGGCCGCAGCAATTTCCGAAACGGGCTACGAGGTGGGCGCACTCATGGGAACAGCGGTACTGGGCTCCATTCTCACAGCCTCCTACCAGCACAACCTCCGGTTGCCTGCGGCGTTGTCGGAGGCGGCGCCGGCCGGTGCCGCCCACAGCGCCGGCGAAACCCTGGCGGGCGCAATGGAAGTGGCTTCAGTCCTGCCTGCTCCCCTGGCGGACGCCGTCCGGGAGGCCGCGGCAACCGCTTTTGATTCCGGGGTTCACATCACGGCCGCCATCGGGCTGGTACTGATGTCCGCAGCGGCAGTGCTCGCCGCCGTCGTGCTTCGGAAAGTCCCGAAAGCCGTCTAA